One part of the Thermoanaerobacterium sp. CMT5567-10 genome encodes these proteins:
- a CDS encoding GerAB/ArcD/ProY family transporter yields MKKITYTELFSAMLVFELGSAILFVLGISAKQDAWIAMIIATLAAFPLVYMYLTLFKKYNANLPQILEGVFGKIVGKALSAIYAIYFLYIAARVTRDFDELNISTIYRQTPISAISIAILIVVLYYLMFDISVTIKSAHMMLPVFVFLAVIQFLGIFTINGISVNKLLPIFGNGFLPVIKAAFPHILTFPFGELITFMMIFPDLHLKKDLSKYCMALVATTGLWLTINTVEILSALGVAETTRANFPFYQLVLSMKFGSFRNLDPFYAVEIVIGGVIKITVFAYAAIKTIQSIFNLKEYKFLLIPVGTIIYALSILIADSYPLHILIGLKLTTVYIHVPLQIIIPLIVLILSFIKKPQKQQ; encoded by the coding sequence ATGAAGAAAATAACATACACAGAACTTTTTTCTGCTATGTTAGTGTTTGAATTAGGGAGTGCAATATTGTTCGTATTAGGTATATCAGCAAAACAAGATGCATGGATAGCCATGATAATTGCAACATTGGCTGCATTTCCACTTGTATACATGTATTTGACTTTATTTAAAAAGTACAATGCAAACCTTCCACAAATATTGGAAGGAGTATTTGGAAAAATTGTAGGTAAAGCACTTTCAGCAATCTACGCTATATACTTTTTATATATTGCTGCCCGCGTCACAAGGGACTTTGATGAACTGAACATTAGTACTATTTACAGGCAGACACCTATATCTGCTATTTCAATAGCCATATTAATTGTAGTGCTGTATTATCTCATGTTTGACATTAGCGTTACAATAAAATCTGCTCATATGATGCTGCCAGTTTTTGTATTTCTTGCTGTTATACAATTTTTAGGTATATTTACCATAAATGGTATAAGCGTTAATAAATTATTGCCTATATTTGGAAACGGATTTCTGCCCGTTATCAAAGCAGCATTTCCTCATATACTCACATTTCCATTCGGCGAACTCATCACTTTTATGATGATTTTTCCAGATCTCCATTTAAAAAAGGATCTAAGCAAATATTGTATGGCTCTGGTTGCTACTACAGGACTTTGGCTTACAATAAATACAGTGGAAATATTATCGGCACTTGGAGTTGCAGAAACAACACGGGCAAACTTTCCTTTTTACCAACTGGTTTTATCCATGAAATTTGGATCATTTAGAAATCTTGATCCTTTCTATGCTGTAGAAATTGTAATAGGTGGAGTTATAAAAATCACGGTCTTTGCATATGCTGCAATAAAAACAATACAATCTATATTTAATTTAAAAGAATATAAATTTTTGCTTATACCTGTAGGCACTATTATATACGCCTTATCTATATTGATAGCCGATTCATATCCTCTTCACATTTTGATAGGGCTTAAATTGACTACAGTGTATATACACGTCCCTCTTCAGATAATTATTCCTCTAATAGTATTAATACTATCATTTATAAAAAAGCCTCAAAAACAACAATAA
- the glyA gene encoding serine hydroxymethyltransferase: MNIDVIRETDPEIADAIVKEIGRQKNKIELIASENFVSPAVMEAMGSPLTNKYAEGYPGKRYYGGCEFVDVVEDLARERLKKLFGAEHANVQPHSGAQANMAAYFALIKPGDTILGMNLAHGGHLTHGSKVNFSGKLYNIIPYGVKEDTGFIDYDELERLAKEYRPKLIVAGASAYPRIIDFKKFKEIADSVGAYLMVDMAHIAGLVAAGLHPNPVEYSDVVTSTTHKTLRGPRGGIILSKEVHAKAIDKSVFPGVQGGPLMHVIAAKAVCFNEALKPEFKEYQKRIVKNAKALAEGLLDRNVNLVSGGTDNHLMLLDLRGTGVTGKDLERRLDYVGITANKNAIPNDPLGPNVTSGLRLGTPAVTTRGMNENDMDEIADIIYNVLKDENYVDTAKSRVKKLLDKYPLYE; this comes from the coding sequence ATGAATATCGATGTTATTAGAGAGACAGACCCTGAAATAGCCGATGCTATCGTAAAGGAGATAGGAAGGCAGAAAAATAAAATTGAATTGATTGCATCGGAGAATTTTGTGAGTCCGGCAGTTATGGAAGCAATGGGTTCACCGCTTACAAATAAGTATGCTGAAGGTTATCCCGGCAAGCGATATTATGGTGGCTGTGAATTTGTAGATGTAGTTGAAGATTTGGCGAGAGAAAGATTGAAAAAACTGTTTGGTGCAGAACATGCCAACGTGCAGCCTCATTCAGGTGCTCAGGCAAACATGGCGGCGTATTTTGCATTGATAAAACCGGGAGATACGATATTAGGCATGAATTTGGCGCATGGTGGCCATTTGACACACGGCAGCAAAGTAAACTTTTCTGGTAAGCTTTATAATATAATACCTTATGGAGTGAAAGAAGATACTGGCTTTATAGACTACGATGAGCTTGAGAGGCTTGCTAAAGAGTACAGGCCAAAGCTTATCGTTGCTGGTGCAAGTGCATATCCAAGGATAATAGATTTTAAAAAGTTTAAAGAAATTGCAGATTCTGTAGGAGCATATCTCATGGTGGATATGGCTCATATAGCTGGGCTTGTTGCGGCAGGTCTTCATCCAAATCCTGTTGAATATTCAGATGTTGTCACATCCACTACACATAAGACATTGCGGGGGCCAAGAGGCGGAATAATACTGTCGAAAGAAGTTCACGCAAAGGCGATTGACAAATCAGTTTTCCCTGGTGTACAGGGAGGACCGTTGATGCATGTCATTGCTGCGAAAGCTGTATGCTTTAATGAAGCATTGAAACCTGAGTTTAAAGAATATCAAAAGAGAATAGTAAAGAATGCCAAGGCATTGGCAGAAGGTTTGTTGGATAGAAATGTAAATTTAGTCTCAGGCGGCACAGACAATCATTTGATGCTTCTTGACCTAAGAGGTACAGGTGTTACTGGTAAAGACTTGGAAAGGCGCCTTGATTACGTCGGCATAACAGCCAATAAAAATGCCATACCAAATGATCCATTAGGTCCTAATGTTACATCGGGTTTAAGGCTTGGTACTCCTGCAGTTACAACGCGAGGTATGAACGAAAATGATATGGATGAAATTGCTGATATAATATATAATGTATTAAAAGATGAAAATTATGTTGACACTGCTAAAAGCAGAGTAAAGAAGTTACTTGATAAATATCCTCTTTATGAATAA
- a CDS encoding dipeptidase, with product MFVDFHCDTLYLMEKDGRDITKKNDKGHIDLVRLKEGMVHLQVFATFVEPEFMRKDAAAKTLKMIDKLYQTMEKTNKIKLILNGKDINEAKDKNILGALLSIEGGEALEGDLSLLRMFYKLGVRAMTLTWSLRNDLGDGILGSDNYGLTAFGKDVVKEMNRLGMIVDVSHLNERGFWDVVDICEKPLIASHSDCRTLCNHPRNLSDEQVKAIADKGGVIGINFCPNFLRDDGNASVEDVLDHIEHIVSLVGVEHVGFGSDFDGIEKTPFGLDDASCFPKILDGLKIRGFKDDEIDLISHGNFERLIKEILR from the coding sequence ATGTTTGTTGATTTTCACTGTGATACGCTTTATTTGATGGAAAAAGACGGAAGAGACATAACAAAGAAAAATGATAAAGGCCATATAGATTTGGTAAGGTTAAAAGAAGGAATGGTACATCTTCAGGTTTTTGCTACTTTTGTTGAACCAGAGTTTATGAGAAAAGATGCTGCAGCAAAAACATTAAAAATGATTGACAAACTTTATCAAACCATGGAAAAAACCAATAAAATAAAATTAATCTTAAATGGAAAAGACATTAATGAAGCTAAAGATAAAAACATATTAGGAGCACTGCTGTCAATAGAGGGTGGTGAAGCATTAGAAGGAGACTTATCACTTTTAAGGATGTTTTACAAACTTGGTGTAAGAGCCATGACACTCACGTGGAGTTTGAGAAATGATTTAGGGGATGGAATTTTAGGAAGCGATAATTACGGGCTTACAGCTTTTGGAAAAGATGTCGTAAAAGAAATGAATAGATTAGGCATGATTGTAGATGTATCTCATCTTAATGAAAGAGGATTTTGGGATGTGGTTGATATATGTGAAAAACCTCTAATTGCGTCACACTCAGACTGTAGAACACTTTGCAATCATCCAAGGAACTTAAGCGATGAGCAGGTAAAAGCAATAGCCGATAAAGGTGGTGTTATCGGCATAAATTTCTGCCCAAATTTTCTAAGAGATGATGGTAATGCATCAGTAGAGGATGTTTTGGATCATATAGAGCATATCGTCAGTTTGGTAGGCGTTGAACATGTGGGGTTTGGCTCAGATTTTGATGGCATAGAAAAAACACCTTTTGGTCTTGACGACGCATCATGTTTTCCTAAAATTTTAGATGGACTAAAGATAAGAGGCTTCAAGGATGATGAGATTGATTTAATATCACATGGTAATTTCGAAAGGTTGATAAAAGAAATCCTAAGGTAA
- a CDS encoding PIG-L deacetylase family protein, producing MKRKKFFIVFIIILALMVSYVMNLKTTFANLIEKKPEPEFDNPGQRILVIVPHPDDESLGTAGVIQRAVSQNIPVKVVIVTNGDSYKKAAAVYTGHVNTTPADFYKLGTQRQNESIAAMAELGLPKSDVIFLGFADGSTRFLWSDFWDNTRPRVSGGIQKAYSPYKNAYKPGIAYTGINLENSIQEIIKSFNPTDIYYPLADDIHPDHWAVSNFVRYAITAMNLNVRQHMFLVHHPQWPVPWLLEPNKPLLPPVDMADSNTNWQIFKLTSSEIHKKEIAIKKYKSQIAVMEPFLMGFVRQNELFGTKPVLLIKNTETLPDFKQQGLPYMLIKIPAGGILNQEIYRSADITELAAFCYKDNELYVGIQSLAPISKKVTYHLDMRLFYKGSIKRIDIGLVGGRLYEYKKAKNSIYNIPISNPISKKNIVWIKINIPNTQNLNYIFMGADSIYKNRLIDKIPWNMYKLQKKETLQANLG from the coding sequence ATGAAAAGGAAGAAATTTTTTATAGTTTTTATAATTATATTAGCGTTAATGGTATCATATGTAATGAATTTAAAAACAACTTTTGCAAACCTTATTGAAAAAAAACCAGAACCCGAATTTGATAACCCCGGCCAGAGAATACTTGTGATCGTACCACACCCCGACGATGAATCTTTGGGAACGGCTGGCGTCATTCAGAGAGCTGTAAGTCAAAATATTCCTGTTAAAGTAGTAATTGTAACAAACGGGGATAGCTACAAAAAGGCTGCTGCAGTATATACAGGGCATGTTAACACAACGCCAGCAGACTTTTACAAACTTGGCACCCAAAGACAAAACGAAAGCATCGCTGCAATGGCTGAATTAGGTCTACCAAAAAGCGATGTGATTTTCCTTGGCTTTGCTGATGGCAGTACAAGATTTCTATGGAGCGACTTTTGGGATAATACACGTCCTAGAGTAAGTGGCGGTATTCAAAAAGCATATTCTCCATACAAAAACGCATATAAACCCGGTATTGCATACACAGGAATCAATTTAGAAAATTCCATACAAGAAATCATAAAATCTTTTAATCCCACAGATATATACTATCCACTAGCTGATGATATTCACCCAGACCATTGGGCTGTCAGCAATTTTGTAAGATATGCAATAACTGCAATGAACCTAAATGTGAGACAGCACATGTTTTTAGTGCATCATCCTCAATGGCCCGTTCCGTGGCTTTTAGAACCAAATAAACCGCTGCTTCCTCCGGTTGATATGGCAGATAGCAATACAAACTGGCAGATATTTAAGTTGACGTCAAGCGAGATTCATAAGAAAGAAATTGCAATTAAAAAATACAAATCACAAATTGCAGTCATGGAGCCATTTTTAATGGGATTTGTAAGGCAAAATGAACTTTTCGGAACTAAGCCTGTGTTGCTGATAAAAAATACTGAAACACTGCCTGATTTTAAGCAGCAAGGACTGCCATACATGTTGATAAAGATACCTGCCGGCGGTATTTTAAACCAGGAAATATATAGAAGTGCCGACATAACAGAATTGGCCGCATTTTGTTATAAAGACAATGAGCTGTATGTAGGAATACAATCTCTGGCGCCAATATCAAAAAAAGTAACATATCATTTGGATATGAGATTATTTTACAAAGGCAGTATAAAAAGAATAGATATTGGATTAGTAGGAGGAAGGCTTTACGAATACAAAAAAGCAAAAAATTCCATCTATAACATTCCAATTTCAAATCCAATATCTAAAAAAAATATAGTATGGATAAAAATAAATATACCGAATACTCAAAACCTAAATTATATATTTATGGGTGCTGATTCAATATATAAAAACAGATTGATAGATAAAATACCGTGGAATATGTATAAACTTCAGAAAAAGGAGACATTGCAAGCTAATTTAGGTTAG
- the hisIE gene encoding bifunctional phosphoribosyl-AMP cyclohydrolase/phosphoribosyl-ATP diphosphatase HisIE, whose translation MNIDDLKFDEKGLIPAIVQDYETKEVLMMAYMNRESLEKSLESKETYFFSRSRQSLWHKGETSGNLQHIKAIKYDCDGDTLLIEVEPEGPACHTGNNSCFYRDILNDCDENGKKESILSNLYRRIEGRKENPVEGSYTNYLFEKGLNKILKKIGEENAEIIIASKEDKKEEIVYEIADYVYHLMVLMVEKGISLNDVYKEISKRYYKTEEFREQHKKRKEIK comes from the coding sequence ATGAATATAGATGATTTAAAATTCGATGAAAAAGGTCTAATACCCGCTATAGTACAAGATTATGAGACTAAAGAAGTCCTTATGATGGCGTATATGAACAGAGAAAGCCTAGAAAAGAGCTTGGAAAGCAAGGAGACGTATTTCTTCTCAAGAAGCAGACAAAGTCTGTGGCATAAAGGGGAAACATCAGGTAATTTGCAGCACATTAAAGCCATCAAGTACGACTGCGATGGTGATACGCTTCTTATAGAGGTAGAACCTGAAGGACCTGCATGTCATACTGGTAATAATAGCTGTTTTTATAGGGACATTTTAAATGATTGTGATGAAAATGGAAAAAAGGAGTCAATTCTTAGCAACCTCTACAGAAGAATAGAAGGCAGAAAAGAAAATCCAGTTGAAGGGTCTTATACAAATTATCTTTTTGAAAAGGGTTTGAATAAGATTTTAAAAAAGATTGGAGAAGAAAATGCTGAAATAATAATTGCTTCAAAAGAAGATAAAAAAGAAGAAATAGTTTATGAAATAGCTGATTATGTTTATCATCTGATGGTTTTAATGGTAGAAAAGGGAATAAGCCTTAATGACGTATATAAAGAAATTTCAAAAAGATACTATAAAACGGAAGAATTCAGGGAACAGCATAAAAAGCGAAAAGAGATAAAATAA
- the hisF gene encoding imidazole glycerol phosphate synthase subunit HisF, whose product MLSKRIIPCLDVKDGRVVKGINFVNLRDAGDPVDVAEEYNRAGADEIVFLDITASYEKRDIMIDVVKRTSEKVFIPLTVGGGIRTVDDFRRILRAGADKISINSEAVKNPDLIKDASKKFGNQCVVVAIDAKKRDDNSGFDVYINGGRVNTGYDVLEWAKKVESLGAGEILLTSMDADGTKNGYDIQLTRMVAEEVNIPVIASGGAGSKEHFKEVFTEAKADAALAASLFHYGELKISELKSYLKENKIPVRMI is encoded by the coding sequence ATGCTATCGAAGAGAATTATACCGTGTCTCGACGTCAAAGATGGAAGAGTTGTAAAGGGCATAAACTTTGTAAATCTCAGAGATGCTGGTGATCCTGTAGATGTGGCAGAGGAATACAACAGGGCAGGTGCTGATGAGATAGTTTTTCTTGATATAACAGCATCGTATGAGAAAAGAGATATAATGATTGATGTTGTCAAAAGGACTTCAGAGAAGGTATTTATACCGCTAACAGTTGGGGGCGGTATACGTACAGTAGATGACTTTAGAAGGATATTGAGGGCTGGCGCTGATAAGATATCAATAAATTCTGAGGCAGTCAAAAATCCTGATTTAATTAAAGACGCGTCAAAAAAGTTTGGAAACCAATGTGTTGTGGTGGCGATAGATGCAAAGAAAAGAGATGATAATTCAGGTTTTGATGTTTATATAAATGGTGGGCGTGTTAACACAGGATACGATGTCTTGGAATGGGCGAAAAAGGTAGAGAGTTTGGGTGCAGGTGAGATTTTGCTTACAAGCATGGATGCCGATGGCACAAAAAACGGCTACGATATACAGTTGACACGTATGGTGGCCGAGGAGGTAAATATACCAGTGATAGCATCTGGTGGTGCAGGAAGTAAGGAGCATTTTAAAGAAGTGTTTACAGAAGCAAAAGCAGATGCAGCATTGGCAGCATCACTATTTCACTATGGAGAGCTTAAGATAAGTGAACTTAAAAGTTATCTAAAAGAGAACAAAATACCCGTCAGAATGATATAA
- the hisA gene encoding 1-(5-phosphoribosyl)-5-[(5-phosphoribosylamino)methylideneamino]imidazole-4-carboxamide isomerase: protein MIVIPAIDIIDGKCVRLTMGAYETSTVYYQNPEDASKVWNDYGAKRIHVVDLDGAKEGRLINSKSIENIRRSFSGEIEVGGGIRNIETAKHLFDLGIDYIILGSIAVYDRNLVKELVLKYGDKIIVGIDAKDGYVATKGWLSRSNIKDDVLASDMKEIGIGTVIYTDIRKDGMMEGPNFDSIKKIIETPINVIASGGITTLEDILKLKEIGAYGAIIGKALYANKINLKDVLEVL, encoded by the coding sequence ATGATAGTAATACCTGCTATAGATATAATTGATGGAAAATGTGTAAGGCTTACAATGGGAGCTTATGAAACAAGCACAGTCTATTATCAAAATCCAGAAGATGCGTCTAAGGTCTGGAATGATTATGGAGCTAAAAGAATTCATGTAGTTGATTTAGACGGTGCCAAAGAAGGGCGACTTATAAATTCAAAATCTATAGAAAACATAAGAAGGTCTTTTTCAGGAGAAATTGAAGTTGGCGGTGGAATAAGGAATATTGAAACAGCTAAACATCTATTTGATTTAGGCATAGATTATATAATTTTAGGCAGTATAGCTGTATACGACAGAAACCTTGTCAAGGAGCTTGTCTTAAAATATGGAGATAAGATAATTGTGGGAATTGATGCAAAGGATGGATATGTTGCTACGAAAGGCTGGCTTAGTAGAAGCAATATAAAGGATGATGTGCTTGCATCAGATATGAAAGAAATAGGCATTGGTACGGTTATATATACTGATATTAGGAAAGACGGGATGATGGAAGGTCCCAATTTCGATTCCATTAAAAAGATTATTGAAACTCCTATAAATGTTATTGCATCTGGTGGAATCACGACTTTAGAGGATATATTAAAGTTAAAAGAAATTGGGGCGTATGGCGCAATAATTGGAAAAGCTCTTTATGCAAACAAAATAAATCTAAAAGATGTGCTGGAGGTTTTATAA
- the hisH gene encoding imidazole glycerol phosphate synthase subunit HisH has product MIGIIDYGMGNLRSVEKAFQYIGREAKIIDEVKMIRDADALVLPGVGAFPDAMELLNEKGFTSAIREEAEKGKIILGICLGMQLLFDKSYEVKEVDGLHLLKGEIKEIKTDLKIPHIGWNSLVIKKDNHLLNGIKDGDNVYFVHSYYLTNGDEENICATTEYGIEIPAVVCKDNIFSCQFHPEKSGYVGLRILKNFAELI; this is encoded by the coding sequence TTGATAGGCATTATAGATTACGGAATGGGCAACTTAAGGAGTGTTGAAAAGGCATTTCAGTATATAGGACGTGAAGCGAAAATCATCGATGAAGTAAAAATGATAAGAGATGCTGATGCACTCGTACTGCCAGGAGTAGGGGCTTTTCCAGATGCAATGGAATTATTAAATGAAAAAGGGTTTACAAGTGCAATTAGAGAAGAAGCTGAGAAAGGGAAGATAATCTTAGGTATATGTCTTGGCATGCAGCTTTTGTTTGACAAAAGCTATGAAGTAAAAGAAGTAGACGGTTTGCACCTTTTAAAAGGAGAAATCAAAGAGATTAAGACTGATTTGAAAATTCCCCATATAGGATGGAATTCTCTTGTGATAAAGAAAGATAATCACCTTTTAAATGGTATAAAAGATGGTGACAATGTCTATTTTGTTCACTCCTATTACCTAACAAATGGGGATGAAGAAAATATTTGTGCCACAACGGAATATGGAATAGAAATACCTGCGGTTGTGTGCAAAGACAATATATTTTCATGCCAATTTCATCCAGAAAAAAGCGGTTATGTGGGACTTCGAATATTGAAAAATTTTGCCGAACTGATTTGA